TAGCCAATGATTAACAAAGTCATCAAAATCAGCATTATCAGTGTTGATTGTTAAACAAGCTTTTCCTTGAGCAATATAATCATCATATTCTTGTTGAGCCTTTCGAGCGTTTGAGCTATTTAAGTAGCGCTCTCTTATTTGTGCAATTTCAGTATTGTCTTTAGCTGCTCCAAATAAAAACTGATAATTAGCAGATTGATTTTCACCTAAAGATTCTCGGTATTGATAAACAGCTACTGGTGTTTCATATCGAGCATCGTTATTACTTAATTGTAAAAACTTTAGTGCATCAGGAGAATGTAAGCCCCCCTCCCCTTCAAATGTAGCTTGGTTCGTATGCCAAGAAGTGGGTTTTTTATCCGCAATTAAAAAGGTTTTATCTTTTAAGTCTTTATTTTTAAAATACTGTTCAACTTTTTGATAAGGAGTTACGGCGGTAGCAACAATGCTATTAAGTTGTTCGTCAAAGGTAGCTGATTGATTCATCCAAGACATATAACCAATAGAGAAATAAGGGTATACACTGATATTTCGTTTACCTACACCTTTTCTAAAATTCTCAATTGATAATGACCAACGCTCAACAACATCGTTTTCCGTTAAACTTACTGTGATTTTTATTTTTAACTCAAGATGTTCTATCAACCAATAAATTTCACTCGCACTTTGTACAAAACTAAACTTATCTAGCTGTACTCTCATGGGTTCATAAGGTACTGAAAAGCTTTGCTGTTGATCTTCATCTTTAATATAAAAAAAACGTCCAGGATGGTGGCTAAAATAACTGTGCTCAGGCTGAATAAAAGTTTTTTCTTCTATGTTGGGTGCGTAAGAGTATTTTCTTGGCTCAGGCTGCATAAACTGAGCATTAACATAGCCTCGACAATTTACTTGTAACACCATTCGTTTATTCCATAAAAAGCCACTCGCCTTAGGCATGCTAATAGGAGAATCGAGTTTAACGATTGCGTCTTCAATTTTATGATTATTATTTACATTACTCATTGAGCATAACCTTATCACCTTTTAAACCATCTGCTGAATTAGCACTTCTTTGCGCTAATTCTTTTTGTACATGCTCTAACGTTTTATCATCTAATGGATAAAGCATAATTAACGGCACAGCCAATGCCGCAAATACGGCGGGAATAATAGTAAGCAATAGTACAATACCTTGCTCTGATGCTCCTGTTTGCGCTTGGTTAGCAATATAGCCAAGTGAAGCTAATAACCAACCTATTGTCGCACCCGCAAGCGCTCCTCCTAGTTTTTGTGCAAAAGTTGCTGCTGAAAAGATCATTGCCGTCGCTCTTCTCCCTGTTTTCCATTGAGAGAAATCAGCGGTATCAGCATACATAGAAAAAACTAACGGTGATTTAGGCCCTAGCGCCAAACCAATCATGATTTGCAGCACAAACATCAGCTTAATATTGTTATTAGGTACAAAATAAAACGCTGTAGATAAAACAGCTACGATACTTATTAGAATAATGAGTAATTTACGTTTATCAAAAAATCGCGTTAACAACGGTGTTGAGGCTGCGCCTATCGCTAAAGCGATCATATAAACCATAGCGAAGCTACCAATTAAATCAGGACGTTGAACATAATATTTAAAGTAAAAAGTCCCTGAACTCGCCCTTAATGAAATGGTAATCATAATAATAAGCGCTAGCACAAATAACACTAACCATGGCTTGTTTTGTCCTAAATCTTTAATGTCTTGCCATATTGGTGTTTTCTGCTCTGGTGGTGGTGCAATGCGTTCTTTTGTTCCATAAAAAGTAATGGTAAATAGAACAGCGGCAATACAGCCATATAAGCCCATGGTAAGTTGCCAGCCTAATGCTTCATTTCCTCGCCCTAAATATTCAACTAATTCAGGAGTAAGGTAGGCAACTAAACTGCCGCCAGAAAAAGCGCCAATAAATCGAAAACTGGTTAACGTAGTACGCTGTTGTGTATTACTCGTTATCACCCCAAGTAAAGCACCGTATGGAACATTAATAAATGTATAGGCCAGCATCATAAAAATGTAAGTGCCATAAGCCCATATCAATTTATTACCATCACTCGTATCAGGTACCGTAAATGTTAATACGCCAGCCGCTACAATAGGCAGAATACCCCATAATAAATAGGGACGGAATTTACCAAAACGGGTCTTAGTTCGATCAGCTAAGGCACCCATTAATGGATCAGAAAAGGCATCGATTAGCCTAGTTACTAACATTAAGGTACCGACAGCTGCTGCTGAAATTCCAAAAACATCAGTGTAGAAAATAAATAGAAACACATCAAAAACACGCCAATAAAAATTGGATGCTACGTCACCACAGGCGTATGCGACTTTTTCTTTTAAAGGAAGTTTACTATTCACATTTAAATACCTTATTGAATTATCAACTACTTCGTCTTTACTTAAAATTGAAAAGCATCTAGATACAAATAAAATGACTATTTGTTCATATCCTAACCAAACCGCAACAAGATGTAAGCGCTTACAAAATAATTCATATTACTTATGAAAACAACAAGTATTTACAAAAACAAACTAATAAAAAAAATAATAACATGATTATAAAGAGCTTTTAATATACAACAACTAAGTTAACTTTCTAAAAAGTTATTTAATGTTAAGCGGTATAGTTAAATAATTATCGAATTATAAAAATAATTATTGACCTTATTAACTTAATACTCTAACTTCAATGTAAGCGCTTTCATTTGTTTGTAATCTATCCAATTACACACGATACTGATATAACAAATGGAAACGTTTACTAAAATAAATAATTATAA
The sequence above is a segment of the Colwellia sp. 20A7 genome. Coding sequences within it:
- a CDS encoding MFS transporter; the encoded protein is MNSKLPLKEKVAYACGDVASNFYWRVFDVFLFIFYTDVFGISAAAVGTLMLVTRLIDAFSDPLMGALADRTKTRFGKFRPYLLWGILPIVAAGVLTFTVPDTSDGNKLIWAYGTYIFMMLAYTFINVPYGALLGVITSNTQQRTTLTSFRFIGAFSGGSLVAYLTPELVEYLGRGNEALGWQLTMGLYGCIAAVLFTITFYGTKERIAPPPEQKTPIWQDIKDLGQNKPWLVLFVLALIIMITISLRASSGTFYFKYYVQRPDLIGSFAMVYMIALAIGAASTPLLTRFFDKRKLLIILISIVAVLSTAFYFVPNNNIKLMFVLQIMIGLALGPKSPLVFSMYADTADFSQWKTGRRATAMIFSAATFAQKLGGALAGATIGWLLASLGYIANQAQTGASEQGIVLLLTIIPAVFAALAVPLIMLYPLDDKTLEHVQKELAQRSANSADGLKGDKVMLNE